A genome region from Triticum aestivum cultivar Chinese Spring chromosome 2B, IWGSC CS RefSeq v2.1, whole genome shotgun sequence includes the following:
- the LOC123041383 gene encoding protein GL2-INTERACTING REPRESSOR 1, translating into MSRSNRKSSSKGLDLKLNLSLPARGDSSNRVMADEESSPSSCLSSENEHGLQWSNSPEATSMVLAACPRCFIYVMLPQDDPRCPQCKSPVLLDFLQDNSNNNNSTNSNSRKSRRG; encoded by the coding sequence ATGAGCCGCAGCAACAGGAAGAGCTCATCAAAGGGCCTTGACCTGAAGCTGAACCTCTCGCTGCCTGCAAGAGGGGACTCCTCCAACAGGGTGATGGCTGACGAGGAGTCGTCCCCGAGCTCATGCCTGTCGTCGGAGAACGAGCACGGCCTGCAGTGGTCCAACAGCCCCGAGGCGACGTCCATGGTGCTCGCCGCCTGCCCTCGCTGCTTCATCTACGTCATGCTCCCCCAAGACGACCCTCGGTGCCCCCAGTGCAAGAGCCCCGTGCTCCTTGACTTCCTGCAGGACAATAGCAACAAtaacaacagcaccaacagcaaCAGCAGGAAGAGCAGGAGGGGGTGA